One window of the Bacteroidales bacterium genome contains the following:
- the thrC gene encoding threonine synthase, with amino-acid sequence MIYYSTNGQASDATLADAVVKGLASDKGLFMPEKIKSLPQEFFDNIQDMTFQEIAFEVANAFFGEDIERETLRKIVYDTLSFDAPAVKVDDNIYSLELFHGPTLAFKDVGARFMARLLGHFIAQEGEGREVNVLVATSGDTGSAVANGFLGVPGIKVYVLYPHAKVTEIQEKQFTTLGQNITAIEVEGTFDDCQALVKSAFMDKELNEAMKLTSANSINVARFLPQAFYYFYAYAQLKKAGKADNVVCCVPSGNFGNITAGLFGKKMGLPIKRFIAANNRNDVFLEYLNTGKYNPRPSVATIANAMDVGDPSNFARILALYENSHQAITAEISGVSYNDEEIRQTVKEAYTRTGYLLDPHGACGYRALCEKLIDGEVGFFLETAHPAKFLNTVEEVIGEQVAIPERLQAFMRGTKESIMMKPNFADFKEFLLSR; translated from the coding sequence ATGATATATTACAGTACAAACGGACAGGCATCCGATGCAACATTAGCCGATGCAGTAGTAAAAGGATTGGCATCGGACAAAGGTTTGTTTATGCCCGAGAAGATAAAATCTCTACCACAAGAGTTCTTCGATAATATTCAAGATATGACCTTTCAAGAGATAGCATTTGAAGTGGCAAATGCATTTTTTGGAGAAGATATAGAGCGTGAAACACTACGCAAAATAGTATATGACACACTATCTTTTGATGCTCCAGCGGTAAAGGTCGATGATAACATCTACTCATTGGAGTTGTTCCATGGTCCCACACTTGCATTCAAAGATGTAGGAGCAAGATTTATGGCTCGTCTTTTAGGACACTTTATAGCGCAAGAGGGTGAAGGACGCGAAGTAAACGTATTGGTGGCAACTTCGGGTGATACAGGAAGTGCCGTAGCCAACGGATTTTTAGGCGTACCCGGCATAAAAGTATATGTATTATATCCTCATGCAAAGGTAACCGAGATACAAGAGAAACAATTCACAACACTCGGACAAAATATAACAGCCATAGAGGTAGAGGGAACATTTGACGATTGCCAAGCATTGGTAAAATCGGCATTTATGGATAAAGAGTTGAACGAGGCAATGAAACTAACTTCGGCAAACTCAATAAACGTGGCACGATTCTTACCTCAAGCATTCTACTACTTCTACGCATACGCACAACTCAAAAAAGCAGGGAAGGCAGATAATGTGGTATGTTGCGTACCAAGTGGTAACTTTGGAAACATAACAGCAGGATTGTTTGGTAAAAAAATGGGATTGCCAATAAAACGCTTTATAGCAGCAAATAACCGCAACGATGTATTTTTGGAGTATCTAAATACAGGTAAATATAACCCACGTCCATCGGTAGCCACAATAGCAAACGCAATGGATGTAGGCGATCCCAGTAACTTTGCCCGAATATTGGCACTATACGAAAACTCTCACCAAGCAATAACTGCTGAGATAAGCGGAGTATCATATAACGATGAAGAGATACGTCAAACAGTAAAAGAGGCATACACACGCACAGGATACTTATTAGATCCACATGGAGCATGCGGATACAGGGCTTTATGTGAAAAACTTATTGACGGTGAAGTAGGTTTCTTCTTGGAGACAGCACACCCTGCCAAATTTCTCAACACCGTAGAGGAGGTGATAGGAGAACAAGTAGCAATACCCGAGCGTCTTCAAGCCTTTATGCGAGGAACAAAAGAGAGCATAATGATGAAACCCAATTTTGCTGACTTTAAAGAGTTCTTACTAAGTAGATAG
- a CDS encoding cofactor-independent phosphoglycerate mutase, whose amino-acid sequence MKYIIILGDGMADEPIEELGGKTPLQAANVPSMDWIARNGRCGLLKSVPDGYAPGSEVANLAILGYDLDKVFEGRGSLEAASMGVRIEDNEVAMRCNLICVQDGKIKNHSAGHISNEEATELINYMQQELGGGDVNLFPGISYRHLLKIKNGDKRIKCTPPHDVPGTPCVDVMPQAQAEEAQATADKINALILKSQELLPLHPVNQKRVAEGKDPANSLWPWSPGYRPAMQTFQQQYGIKSGAVISAVDLIKGIGVYAGLTSIEVEGATGLYNTNYEGKAEAAIKALRENDFLFLHVEASDEAGHEGDYELKKRTIEYLDSRIIAPILEAMPALGDDLTIALLPDHPTPCRLRTHTRQAVPFAIYTPGVEPDDVKEYNEFSVKQGCYTTLTGAQFIKEIFKQ is encoded by the coding sequence ATGAAATACATAATAATACTTGGCGATGGAATGGCTGATGAGCCGATAGAAGAGTTGGGCGGAAAAACACCTCTTCAAGCGGCTAACGTGCCATCTATGGACTGGATTGCCAGAAACGGTCGATGCGGTCTGTTAAAGAGTGTCCCTGACGGATATGCTCCGGGTAGCGAAGTGGCAAACCTTGCCATACTTGGTTACGACCTCGATAAAGTATTTGAGGGCAGAGGTTCGTTAGAGGCAGCAAGTATGGGCGTGAGGATAGAGGATAACGAAGTAGCAATGCGTTGTAACCTTATCTGTGTACAAGACGGAAAGATAAAAAATCACTCGGCAGGGCATATCTCAAACGAGGAGGCTACTGAGTTGATAAACTATATGCAACAAGAGTTGGGAGGAGGAGACGTAAATCTGTTTCCGGGAATATCGTACCGCCACCTCTTGAAGATTAAAAACGGAGATAAACGTATAAAATGCACCCCTCCTCACGATGTACCAGGTACTCCATGCGTTGATGTTATGCCTCAGGCACAAGCAGAGGAGGCACAAGCAACAGCCGATAAGATAAATGCTCTAATCTTAAAATCGCAGGAGTTGTTGCCACTTCATCCCGTAAACCAAAAACGAGTAGCAGAGGGTAAAGATCCTGCCAATAGCCTATGGCCGTGGTCGCCAGGATATCGCCCTGCTATGCAAACATTTCAACAGCAATACGGAATAAAGAGCGGAGCGGTAATCTCGGCAGTTGATTTGATAAAAGGTATAGGTGTGTATGCAGGTCTAACTTCAATTGAAGTAGAGGGAGCAACAGGGTTGTATAATACCAACTACGAAGGCAAAGCCGAAGCGGCAATAAAGGCTTTGAGAGAAAATGATTTCTTGTTTCTGCATGTAGAGGCAAGTGATGAGGCTGGACACGAGGGAGATTATGAGTTGAAGAAGAGAACAATAGAGTATCTTGATAGTCGTATAATAGCCCCAATATTGGAGGCAATGCCTGCATTGGGAGATGACCTCACAATAGCCCTATTACCAGACCACCCAACCCCTTGTCGCCTACGCACTCATACACGCCAAGCGGTACCCTTTGCAATATACACACCAGGAGTAGAACCTGACGATGTGAAAGAGTACAACGAATTTAGTGTAAAACAAGGCTGTTACACAACGCTCACAGGAGCACAATTTATAAAAGAGATATTTAAACAATAA